Proteins from a genomic interval of Tautonia rosea:
- a CDS encoding succinate dehydrogenase cytochrome b subunit — translation MIRSSIAKKAVVAITGLLLFGFVIGHMVGNLQIFLGRETINNYAEFLHSMPELLWVARIGLLVAVTLHITFTIWVWRENRSSRPQRYVMERTTRASSASRWMLLSGSLVLFFIVYHLLHFTVQWTNPDYKQYYEHHGQPVTLVSFEPNQIGPGQEAADLNAAVEAQTPGDDIASEAARAIQEIPADSVAESERREYRRDVYRMVILGFRDPLIALTYIVAQVLLGWHLSHGASAMFQTLGLTIPKYRRGIFLVGPIAATIIVLGNVSIPAFILLDYWTNFGYFTI, via the coding sequence ATGATCCGCTCATCGATTGCGAAGAAGGCCGTGGTGGCGATCACCGGCCTCTTGCTGTTTGGCTTCGTCATTGGCCACATGGTGGGGAACCTCCAGATCTTTCTCGGCCGCGAGACGATCAACAACTACGCCGAGTTCCTCCACTCCATGCCCGAATTGCTCTGGGTCGCCCGCATCGGCCTGCTCGTTGCCGTGACCTTGCACATTACCTTCACCATCTGGGTCTGGCGCGAGAATCGCTCCTCTCGACCCCAACGCTACGTGATGGAGCGCACCACGCGAGCCTCCTCCGCCTCGCGATGGATGCTGCTCTCCGGCAGCCTGGTCCTGTTCTTCATCGTTTATCACCTGCTCCACTTCACCGTCCAGTGGACCAATCCTGACTACAAGCAGTACTACGAACATCACGGCCAGCCCGTTACCCTCGTCAGCTTCGAGCCCAATCAAATCGGCCCCGGCCAGGAAGCGGCCGACCTCAACGCCGCCGTCGAGGCTCAAACACCAGGCGACGACATCGCCTCCGAGGCTGCCCGAGCCATTCAGGAAATTCCAGCCGATTCCGTCGCCGAATCGGAACGCCGAGAATACCGCCGAGATGTCTACCGAATGGTCATCCTCGGATTTCGCGACCCCTTGATCGCCTTGACGTACATCGTCGCCCAGGTCTTGCTCGGCTGGCATCTCAGCCACGGGGCCAGCGCCATGTTCCAGACCCTCGGCCTGACCATTCCCAAGTACCGCCGAGGCATCTTCCTCGTCGGTCCAATCGCCGCGACGATCATCGTCCTGGGGAACGTCTCCATCCCGGCATTCATCCTGCTCGACTACTGGACCAACTTCGGCTACTTCACCATCTGA